Proteins from one Chroococcidiopsis sp. CCMEE 29 genomic window:
- a CDS encoding response regulator, producing MENKMINILLIEDDEVDVMNMQRAFKKNNITNPLYVAANGLEALDILRGQGTPTIPRERRLILLDLNMPKMNGIEFLRELRLDPELKPIPVIVLTTSNEDKDKVEAYNLNVAGYILKPVTFSNFVQTMATLNKYWTLSEIP from the coding sequence ATAGAAAACAAAATGATCAACATCCTGCTTATCGAAGACGATGAAGTGGATGTGATGAATATGCAACGAGCGTTTAAGAAAAACAACATTACTAATCCACTTTATGTTGCTGCCAATGGATTGGAAGCATTAGACATATTACGTGGTCAGGGTACACCGACCATACCTCGGGAGCGAAGATTGATCTTACTAGATCTAAATATGCCTAAGATGAATGGCATTGAATTCTTACGTGAATTGCGGCTCGATCCGGAACTTAAGCCAATCCCGGTGATTGTATTAACAACATCAAATGAAGATAAAGATAAAGTGGAGGCTTATAACTTAAATGTCGCTGGATATATTCTTAAGCCAGTGACATTTTCCAACTTCGTACAAACAATGGCAACACTCAATAAGTACTGGACATTGAGTGAAATACCTTAG